A window from Ignavibacteriota bacterium encodes these proteins:
- the gdhA gene encoding NADP-specific glutamate dehydrogenase, producing the protein MSDYVKKIIADVKAKNPSEPEFHQAIEEVTESLDLVLERHPEYQSAKILERMVEPERVIMFRVPWMDDQGEIHVNRGFRIEMNSAIGPYKGGLRFHPSVTLGILKFLAFEQVFKNSLTTLPMGGGKGGSDFNPKGKSDNEIMRFCQSFMTELFRHIGADTDVPAGDIGVGTREIGYLFGQYKRLKNEFTGVLTGKGLNWGGSLIRPEATGFGVVYFAQEMLKTKKTTFDGKTVAVSGFGNVAWGAVQKVNELGGKVVTLSGPDGFIYDKDGVSGEKVDYMLKLRSSNKDIVEDYAKEFGAEFFAGRRPWEIKVDVALPCATQNEIEEQDAKNLVNNGCMCVCEGANMPTTIGGYKIFSEAGILYAPGKASNAGGVATSGLEMSQNSMRLPWSKDEVDKRLHEIMVRIHNTCITTADRFGTPGNYVNGANIAGFLKVADAMLDQGLV; encoded by the coding sequence ATGTCAGATTACGTAAAAAAAATTATTGCTGATGTAAAAGCAAAAAACCCAAGTGAACCGGAATTTCATCAAGCAATTGAAGAAGTAACCGAATCTTTGGATTTAGTATTAGAAAGACATCCGGAATATCAATCCGCAAAAATTTTAGAAAGAATGGTTGAGCCGGAAAGAGTAATAATGTTTAGAGTTCCTTGGATGGATGACCAAGGTGAAATTCATGTTAACCGTGGATTTAGAATTGAGATGAATAGTGCAATTGGTCCTTATAAAGGCGGTTTGCGTTTTCACCCTTCTGTTACTTTAGGAATTTTAAAATTCTTAGCATTTGAACAAGTATTTAAAAACAGCTTAACAACTTTACCAATGGGTGGAGGAAAAGGCGGATCCGATTTTAATCCCAAAGGAAAAAGTGATAACGAAATTATGCGATTCTGCCAAAGTTTTATGACGGAATTATTTAGACATATTGGTGCAGATACGGATGTTCCAGCCGGTGATATTGGAGTTGGAACCAGAGAAATTGGTTATCTTTTTGGCCAATACAAAAGATTAAAAAATGAATTTACTGGAGTGTTAACCGGAAAAGGTTTGAATTGGGGAGGTTCTTTGATCAGACCAGAAGCAACGGGATTTGGCGTTGTTTATTTTGCGCAAGAAATGTTGAAAACAAAAAAGACTACTTTTGATGGAAAAACTGTTGCTGTGTCTGGATTTGGAAATGTTGCTTGGGGTGCAGTTCAAAAAGTAAATGAACTTGGAGGAAAGGTTGTAACATTAAGCGGTCCCGATGGATTTATTTATGATAAAGATGGCGTTAGCGGAGAAAAAGTGGATTACATGTTAAAACTTAGGTCAAGTAATAAAGATATTGTTGAAGATTATGCAAAAGAATTTGGTGCTGAATTTTTTGCCGGAAGAAGACCTTGGGAAATTAAAGTTGATGTCGCTTTACCATGCGCAACCCAAAATGAAATTGAAGAACAAGATGCAAAAAATTTAGTTAACAATGGATGTATGTGTGTTTGCGAAGGTGCAAATATGCCAACAACTATTGGCGGATACAAGATTTTTAGTGAAGCCGGAATTTTATATGCACCCGGAAAAGCATCAAATGCTGGCGGAGTTGCAACATCCGGATTGGAAATGTCGCAAAACAGTATGCGCCTTCCTTGGTCGAAAGATGAAGTTGATAAACGTTTGCATGAAATTATGGTTCGTATTCATAATACATGTATAACAACCGCAGATAGATTTGGAACTCCGGGAAATTATGTAAACGGTGCAAATATTGCCGGATTTTTAAAAGTTGCCGATGCAATGTTAGATCAAGGATTAGTGTAA